One genomic region from Bacillus aquiflavi encodes:
- the aroA gene encoding 3-phosphoshikimate 1-carboxyvinyltransferase — translation MKKLRTNVSGLTGTIHVPGDKSISHRSIMFGAIAEGVTKVTNFLLGEDCINTLNCFRSLGVEIEVGKNEIVIYGQGLAGLTESKDILNVGNSGTTIRLILGILAGRPFHSCLIGDNSIGRRPMTRVTTPLKEMGAVIDGRNGGEFTPLSIRGGNLRGIEYHLPVASAQVKSALLFAGIQADGTTTIIEQAKTRDHTERMIRQFGGKVETNGLTVTVEGGQRFKGTDVYVPGDISSAAFFLVAAAIIQNAEVTLKNVGLNPTRTGILDVMKEMGADITIIDRNVNNAHEPFGDIIVRSSHLKGTVIEGKMIPRLNDEIPIIALLATQAEGTTVIKDAHELKVKETNRIDTVVRELSKLGANIKATDDGMTITGKTTLGGDRTTVSSFGDHRIGMMLAIAALICTDDVYMEQADAIAVSYPAFFTDLHQLL, via the coding sequence ATCAAAAAATTGCGTACAAATGTCTCTGGATTAACTGGAACGATTCATGTACCAGGAGATAAGTCCATTTCCCACCGCTCGATTATGTTCGGTGCTATTGCAGAAGGTGTGACAAAAGTAACAAATTTTTTACTTGGGGAAGATTGTATAAATACGCTCAACTGCTTTCGCTCCCTCGGTGTAGAAATTGAGGTTGGAAAAAATGAGATTGTTATTTACGGACAAGGATTAGCTGGGCTAACTGAATCGAAGGATATTTTAAATGTCGGTAATTCAGGAACGACGATTCGATTAATACTTGGAATCTTAGCCGGAAGACCGTTCCATTCTTGTCTAATCGGTGATAACTCAATTGGAAGACGACCGATGACAAGGGTGACAACGCCATTAAAAGAAATGGGTGCCGTCATCGATGGAAGAAACGGGGGTGAGTTCACACCACTTTCTATTAGAGGTGGAAACTTAAGAGGAATTGAATATCACTTACCAGTCGCAAGTGCTCAAGTGAAATCGGCGCTTCTTTTTGCAGGTATACAAGCAGACGGTACGACCACGATTATCGAGCAAGCTAAGACGAGAGATCATACGGAACGAATGATTCGTCAATTTGGCGGTAAAGTAGAAACGAATGGTCTTACCGTTACAGTTGAAGGCGGCCAGCGTTTTAAAGGAACGGATGTCTATGTCCCAGGTGATATTTCCTCAGCAGCTTTTTTCCTAGTCGCTGCTGCGATTATACAAAATGCTGAAGTTACACTTAAAAACGTCGGATTAAATCCAACTAGGACAGGAATTCTTGATGTTATGAAAGAGATGGGGGCAGACATAACAATTATTGATCGTAATGTGAACAACGCGCATGAGCCATTTGGAGATATTATTGTTAGGTCGTCTCATCTTAAAGGTACAGTAATTGAAGGTAAAATGATTCCCCGCTTAAATGATGAAATTCCAATTATTGCATTATTGGCTACTCAAGCAGAAGGTACTACTGTAATTAAAGATGCCCATGAGTTAAAAGTAAAAGAAACGAATCGAATTGATACGGTTGTCCGTGAGCTTTCGAAGCTCGGGGCAAATATTAAAGCAACAGATGATGGAATGACGATAACAGGAAAAACAACTTTAGGTGGCGATAGAACAACAGTGTCGAGCTTTGGCGATCATCGTATTGGGATGATGCTTGCAATTGCCGCTCTTATATGTACTGATGACGTTTATATGGAACAGGCAGATGCCATTGCCGTGTCATATCCTGCATTTTTTACTGATTTGCATCAGCTTTTATAG
- a CDS encoding prephenate dehydrogenase — MQGRVFVIGLGLIGGSLALCIKKEHEYATVIGFDVNEKQRELAYKLGIINEQCYSIEEGAREADLILIATPVKEAELILEQLSCCVLKNDVIISDAGSTKGKIVEKSACLTRQGVTFIGGHPMAGSHKSGILAAKERLFENAFYLLTPTDDVQTEKVETLKRWLQGTRAKFLTLKPGEHDHITGIISHFPHIVAASLVHQARQADNGDKLVERLAAGGFRDITRIASSNPEMWRDILLHNKEVLLQLIKQWQLEMVQVEKMLLEEDGENIFQYFQKAKQLRDSLPSKDRGAIPAFYDLFVDVPDYPGIISEITGYLAKERISITNIRILETREDIYGVLVISFQTDEDRLRAEKCIHHYTDYVTSYGL; from the coding sequence TTGCAAGGACGAGTTTTTGTAATTGGTTTAGGTTTGATTGGCGGTTCTTTGGCACTGTGTATTAAGAAAGAACATGAGTATGCAACTGTTATTGGTTTTGATGTAAATGAAAAACAACGGGAACTTGCATATAAGTTAGGGATTATAAATGAACAGTGCTACTCTATTGAAGAAGGGGCAAGAGAAGCTGACTTGATTTTAATTGCAACACCTGTGAAAGAAGCAGAATTAATTTTAGAACAGCTTTCATGTTGTGTGCTAAAGAATGATGTAATTATTTCAGATGCAGGCAGTACAAAAGGGAAAATCGTTGAAAAATCAGCATGTCTCACTAGGCAGGGAGTCACGTTTATTGGAGGGCACCCTATGGCCGGTTCACATAAGAGTGGTATCCTTGCGGCAAAAGAAAGATTATTTGAAAATGCATTTTATTTGTTGACCCCTACAGACGATGTCCAAACAGAAAAAGTAGAAACTTTAAAACGTTGGCTTCAAGGAACCCGAGCAAAGTTTTTAACTCTTAAGCCTGGCGAGCATGATCACATTACGGGAATTATTAGTCACTTTCCGCATATTGTTGCTGCATCGCTTGTTCATCAAGCAAGACAGGCAGATAATGGCGATAAGCTTGTGGAACGTCTTGCTGCAGGAGGATTCCGTGATATTACTCGCATTGCATCAAGTAATCCAGAAATGTGGCGTGATATATTACTTCATAATAAAGAAGTACTCCTGCAATTAATAAAGCAATGGCAACTAGAGATGGTTCAGGTTGAAAAGATGCTTTTAGAGGAAGACGGAGAAAATATTTTTCAATATTTCCAAAAGGCAAAACAGCTTCGTGATAGTCTCCCATCAAAAGACCGAGGAGCGATTCCTGCTTTTTATGATTTGTTCGTTGATGTTCCCGATTATCCCGGGATTATTTCAGAAATTACCGGCTACTTAGCAAAAGAAAGAATTAGTATCACAAATATTCGAATCTTAGAAACGCGAGAAGATATTTACGGTGTACTCGTGATCAGCTTTCAAACGGATGAGGATCGCCTTCGGGCAGAAAAGTGTATTCATCATTATACAGACTATGTAACTTCATACGGTCTTTAG
- the qcrB gene encoding menaquinol-cytochrome c reductase cytochrome b subunit, with translation MLNKIYDWVDDRLDITPLWRDIADHEVPEHVNPAHHFSAFVYCFCGLTFFVTVIQILSGMFLTMYYVPDIKNAWQSVYYLQNEVAFGQIVRGMHHWGASLVIVMMFLHTLRVFFQGAYKKPRELNWVVGVLIFFVMLGLGFTGYLLPWDMKALFATKVGLQIAEATPLIGTQIKVLLSGHSDIVGAQTLTRFFAIHVFFLPAALLALMGAHFIMIRKQGISGPL, from the coding sequence TTGTTAAACAAGATTTATGATTGGGTTGACGACCGATTAGACATTACGCCTTTGTGGCGTGATATTGCTGATCATGAAGTACCAGAGCACGTAAACCCGGCGCACCATTTCTCTGCGTTTGTTTATTGTTTTTGTGGTTTAACGTTTTTTGTCACGGTAATTCAAATTCTTTCTGGTATGTTTTTAACGATGTATTACGTACCGGATATAAAAAATGCGTGGCAGTCAGTTTATTATTTGCAAAATGAAGTAGCATTCGGACAGATAGTCCGCGGAATGCACCACTGGGGTGCGAGTTTAGTTATCGTCATGATGTTTTTACATACGCTCCGTGTATTCTTCCAAGGGGCTTATAAAAAACCACGTGAATTAAACTGGGTTGTTGGAGTTCTTATCTTTTTCGTTATGCTTGGCCTAGGTTTTACAGGTTATTTATTACCATGGGATATGAAAGCTCTTTTTGCAACAAAAGTAGGTTTGCAAATAGCCGAAGCAACTCCGTTAATCGGTACGCAAATTAAAGTATTACTCTCAGGACACTCTGACATTGTTGGTGCACAGACGTTAACTCGTTTCTTTGCGATTCACGTATTCTTCTTGCCGGCTGCATTGCTTGCATTAATGGGAGCGCATTTCATCATGATCAGAAAACAAGGTATTTCTGGTCCACTATAA
- a CDS encoding lipoprotein heptaprenylglyceryl N-acetyltransferase LhaT, with the protein MKWIYPILMNRAFLWLLLIVNILGTAYGYYWYKWQLADTPAIFIPFVPDSPTASLFFVFVIIAFLLGKNWPLFEALAIVTLFKYGIWAVVMNLLVFKVKGELDMIALMLIGSHFAMAVQGLLYAPFYRIKTWHLVVTGIWTLHNDVIDYVFNMLPRYHMLNLYTPQIGYFTFWLSILSLAMTYYFCIRKNRFTLKLNIN; encoded by the coding sequence ATGAAGTGGATATATCCTATTTTAATGAATCGAGCATTTTTATGGCTGTTACTAATAGTTAACATTTTAGGTACTGCTTACGGATACTATTGGTATAAATGGCAGCTTGCAGATACTCCTGCGATTTTTATCCCTTTTGTTCCAGATAGTCCTACAGCAAGTCTGTTTTTTGTCTTTGTTATCATCGCATTTTTATTAGGGAAAAATTGGCCGTTATTTGAGGCGCTAGCAATTGTTACTTTATTTAAGTATGGAATTTGGGCAGTTGTAATGAATCTACTCGTATTTAAAGTAAAGGGTGAACTTGATATGATTGCACTTATGTTAATTGGCTCACATTTTGCAATGGCTGTTCAAGGTTTATTATATGCCCCTTTTTATCGGATTAAAACTTGGCATCTTGTAGTGACTGGGATATGGACATTACACAATGATGTGATTGATTATGTGTTTAATATGCTGCCGCGTTATCATATGTTGAATTTATATACACCGCAAATTGGCTACTTTACATTTTGGCTAAGCATACTTTCTCTTGCTATGACTTACTATTTTTGTATTAGAAAGAATCGCTTTACACTAAAATTAAACATTAATTAA
- the ypjB gene encoding sporulation protein YpjB, producing the protein MRIKSNIILILIFLLITPKVNAEMTATIEKLDQISDEALQMVKLNRNDDAKRLLEYFSEQFLSTTMKERFFSMDELRIVTVSHKEALEAVTNATINHKERVNKVTKFRLAIDAITSTHQPLWTEMEGQIMTAFNDVKEAAYNGENETFHLQLNSFLMLYEMIYPSLKINIPVETIQKLDARINYIDHYRPQVLSEISSQHELEALEADLKTIFFGVTEDEADPSLWWVIISTGSIIILTLSYVGWRKNKGDKQKQTSKSKHL; encoded by the coding sequence ATGAGAATAAAATCAAACATTATACTTATACTAATCTTTCTACTTATAACTCCAAAAGTAAATGCTGAAATGACAGCTACAATTGAAAAACTTGACCAAATTTCTGATGAAGCCCTGCAAATGGTTAAATTAAACCGTAATGATGATGCTAAACGGCTGCTCGAATATTTTTCTGAACAATTTTTATCAACCACTATGAAAGAACGTTTTTTCTCAATGGATGAGCTTCGAATTGTCACTGTTTCCCATAAAGAGGCTTTAGAAGCGGTGACTAATGCGACGATTAATCATAAAGAACGAGTAAATAAAGTCACAAAATTTAGGTTAGCTATAGATGCGATCACTTCAACACATCAACCGTTATGGACGGAGATGGAAGGACAGATAATGACTGCTTTTAACGATGTAAAAGAGGCTGCTTATAATGGAGAGAATGAGACATTCCATCTACAGCTGAATTCATTTTTGATGTTATATGAAATGATTTATCCAAGCTTAAAGATTAATATTCCAGTTGAAACAATTCAAAAGCTTGATGCACGGATAAATTATATCGATCATTATCGTCCCCAAGTATTATCAGAAATTTCTAGTCAACATGAATTAGAAGCTTTGGAAGCTGATTTAAAAACAATTTTTTTTGGAGTAACTGAGGATGAGGCAGACCCTTCGTTATGGTGGGTGATCATCTCGACAGGCAGCATCATTATCCTCACCTTAAGCTATGTAGGATGGAGAAAAAATAAAGGGGATAAACAAAAACAAACTAGTAAATCAAAGCATCTATAA
- a CDS encoding menaquinol-cytochrome c reductase cytochrome b/c subunit: protein MHRGKGMKFVGDSRVPAREHRMPNIPKDYSEYPGKTEAFWPNFLLREWMVGAVFLIGFLSLTIAHEPPLERIADPTDTGYIPLPDWYFLFLYQLLKYSFASGPYTVIGALVIPGLAFGALLLAPFIDRGPHRRPSKRPFATGFMLLALASIVFLTWESVATHDWEAAAKQGEIVEGPVVDKESEEYKLYQPSCAGCHGGDFEGVSGPTLVGTGLSADEVKDIIINGRGDMPAGAFTGSDEELQKLAEFIAGLEEE, encoded by the coding sequence ATGCATCGTGGTAAAGGTATGAAATTTGTAGGTGATTCCCGTGTACCTGCACGTGAACATCGAATGCCAAATATTCCAAAAGATTATTCAGAATATCCTGGAAAAACAGAAGCATTTTGGCCTAACTTCCTTTTAAGAGAATGGATGGTAGGTGCAGTATTTCTCATCGGATTTTTAAGTTTAACAATTGCTCATGAGCCTCCGCTCGAGAGAATTGCTGATCCGACTGATACTGGTTATATACCGCTTCCTGACTGGTATTTCTTATTCTTATATCAGTTGTTAAAATATTCATTTGCATCTGGACCGTATACGGTTATCGGTGCTCTTGTCATCCCAGGATTGGCGTTTGGAGCATTATTGCTAGCTCCATTTATTGATAGAGGACCTCATCGACGTCCGTCTAAGCGTCCATTCGCAACAGGATTTATGTTACTAGCTTTAGCATCCATCGTATTCTTAACTTGGGAATCTGTAGCAACCCATGACTGGGAAGCAGCAGCAAAACAAGGAGAGATTGTCGAGGGACCAGTAGTTGATAAGGAATCAGAAGAATATAAATTATATCAACCTTCTTGTGCTGGATGTCACGGCGGAGATTTTGAAGGGGTTTCAGGACCAACGCTTGTTGGCACTGGATTGTCAGCTGATGAAGTGAAAGATATTATCATCAATGGAAGAGGCGACATGCCTGCTGGCGCGTTTACTGGTTCTGATGAAGAATTACAAAAACTTGCTGAATTTATTGCAGGTCTTGAAGAAGAATAA
- the hisC gene encoding histidinol-phosphate transaminase, with protein sequence MKWKEQLLALTPYQPGKSIDDVKKQYQLEKIIKLASNENPFGCSGNVKEQFTKIQDFFERYPSGYAGPLREKLASHLNVAVNQIIFGNGSDEVILMIARALLTPNTNTVMATPTFPQYKHNAIIEGAEIREIPLKDGDHDLQGMLKAIDDHTAVVWLCSPNNPTGTYIKRDHLIEFLKEVPADVVVVLDEAYYEYVTAADYYNSVDLLSEFNNVIILRTFSKIYGLASMRVGYGIGHEKVIRTLEPVREPFNTNTMGQIAAAAALEDQQFVRECKEQNRQGLETFYQFCNEYKLSYYPSQGNFILIDFNVDADEVFQFLLERGFIVRSGKALGFPTSIRVTVGTKEQNEEIINMMKQFLAH encoded by the coding sequence ATGAAATGGAAAGAACAGCTGTTAGCGTTAACTCCGTATCAACCTGGAAAATCAATTGATGATGTTAAAAAGCAATATCAACTAGAAAAGATTATTAAGCTAGCTTCAAATGAAAATCCATTTGGCTGTTCTGGGAATGTGAAGGAACAGTTTACAAAAATTCAAGATTTTTTTGAACGCTATCCAAGTGGATATGCAGGTCCATTGCGGGAAAAGCTTGCAAGCCATTTAAATGTAGCTGTTAACCAAATTATTTTTGGAAATGGCTCAGATGAAGTGATTTTGATGATTGCTCGAGCGTTATTAACTCCAAATACAAATACAGTAATGGCAACCCCAACATTTCCGCAATATAAACATAATGCAATTATTGAGGGAGCGGAAATAAGGGAAATTCCATTAAAAGATGGAGATCATGACCTGCAAGGAATGCTTAAAGCAATAGATGATCATACCGCGGTTGTTTGGCTTTGCAGTCCTAATAACCCTACTGGCACGTATATAAAGCGCGATCATTTGATTGAATTTTTAAAAGAAGTACCGGCTGATGTCGTTGTTGTTTTAGATGAAGCATATTACGAATATGTTACCGCAGCTGATTATTACAACTCAGTTGATTTGTTAAGTGAGTTTAACAACGTGATCATTTTACGAACATTTTCAAAAATATATGGACTTGCAAGTATGAGAGTAGGCTATGGAATCGGTCATGAAAAAGTAATTCGAACATTAGAGCCTGTAAGAGAGCCTTTTAACACAAACACAATGGGCCAAATAGCTGCAGCTGCAGCATTAGAAGATCAACAGTTTGTAAGGGAATGTAAGGAACAAAATCGCCAAGGTCTTGAAACATTTTATCAATTTTGTAATGAATATAAGCTTAGCTATTATCCATCTCAAGGAAACTTTATTTTAATTGATTTTAATGTAGATGCAGATGAAGTATTTCAATTTCTACTAGAAAGAGGATTCATCGTCCGTTCTGGAAAAGCTCTCGGCTTTCCAACGTCTATACGAGTTACGGTTGGAACAAAAGAACAGAACGAAGAAATTATTAATATGATGAAACAATTTTTAGCTCATTAA
- a CDS encoding ReoY family proteolytic degradation factor, translating into MTTPVSVNEKKDFIRWFLNHYQLKRRECVWILNYLMSHDQLMEKVHFVEQAQFCPRGLVMSTHCVDDVPFRFYKQNVMTTDAEKSFHDIRLNRDEEIYIQLNFRSANQAHQFVAVLEENPYIPSDLQTNEMDQLIAEQFLTRSIKKFNREKLLKQIDEALDRHDKVLFQQLAKQLKKLEDA; encoded by the coding sequence ATGACGACCCCTGTATCTGTCAACGAGAAGAAAGACTTTATTCGTTGGTTTTTAAATCATTATCAATTAAAGAGACGAGAGTGTGTTTGGATTTTAAACTATTTAATGAGTCATGATCAATTAATGGAGAAGGTCCATTTTGTAGAGCAGGCTCAGTTTTGTCCGCGTGGATTAGTAATGTCAACTCATTGTGTTGACGATGTTCCATTTCGTTTTTATAAACAAAATGTCATGACAACTGACGCGGAAAAGTCATTTCACGATATCCGCTTGAATCGTGATGAAGAAATTTATATCCAACTGAATTTTCGTTCAGCCAACCAAGCTCATCAATTTGTAGCAGTTCTTGAGGAGAATCCATACATTCCAAGCGATTTACAAACAAATGAGATGGATCAATTAATCGCGGAACAATTTTTAACTAGAAGTATAAAGAAATTTAACAGAGAGAAACTTTTAAAACAAATAGACGAAGCCCTTGATAGGCATGATAAAGTGCTTTTTCAACAGCTTGCGAAGCAATTAAAAAAGTTAGAGGACGCTTAA
- a CDS encoding tetratricopeptide repeat protein, translating into MEIIEHIAQLLQSGKHDEAFLHINKIMKNGLDNEKFLLGETLFHYGFLEEAKKLFKDLLSRYPNEGELLVLYAEILMEKGEEDEAILALEKIDHNDDFYPQALLLLADLYQMEGLYEVSEQKLLDAKKLLPDEPVIDFALGELYAAEGKFVEAINAYERILTDNLNITGVNINQRLAEVLSAAGRFEEALPYYDKALKENLEINTLFGYGFTALQAGYHNKAIETFLELKELDHEYHSLYLYLAKAYAYEREEELVKSFETVKKGISLDEFNKDLFFYGGKIALKLGKQQEAEELLRQAIALDPSFTEAVLTLNKLFLTEERYEEIIDLVNELEKYGEEEPQFYWDRAIAYQHLEQYSYALNQYRLAYTFFKNNHDFLHDYGYFLIEEGKTKDAGEIFNKLLKLNPSNDEYVQILERLLED; encoded by the coding sequence ATGGAAATAATAGAGCATATAGCACAGCTTTTGCAATCTGGAAAGCATGATGAAGCATTTCTGCACATAAATAAAATAATGAAAAACGGCTTAGATAATGAAAAATTTTTACTAGGTGAAACACTATTTCACTACGGTTTTCTTGAAGAAGCAAAGAAGTTATTTAAGGATTTGTTATCACGTTATCCAAATGAAGGAGAACTGTTAGTGTTATATGCTGAAATACTAATGGAAAAAGGAGAAGAAGACGAAGCGATTCTTGCCCTTGAAAAGATTGATCATAACGACGACTTCTATCCACAAGCATTACTCTTATTAGCCGATCTTTATCAAATGGAAGGTCTTTATGAAGTGAGTGAACAAAAGCTATTAGATGCAAAAAAGCTTCTTCCAGACGAACCGGTGATCGATTTTGCTTTAGGAGAACTATATGCTGCCGAAGGAAAGTTTGTTGAAGCTATTAATGCCTACGAAAGGATATTAACAGACAACTTAAACATTACGGGTGTAAATATAAACCAGCGATTGGCAGAAGTATTAAGCGCAGCAGGAAGATTTGAAGAAGCACTCCCATACTATGATAAAGCTTTAAAAGAAAACTTAGAAATTAACACTTTATTCGGATATGGATTTACTGCCCTGCAAGCAGGCTATCATAACAAAGCAATCGAAACATTCTTAGAACTAAAAGAACTAGACCATGAATACCATTCACTTTATTTATATTTAGCAAAAGCATACGCATACGAACGTGAAGAAGAGCTTGTAAAATCTTTTGAGACAGTAAAAAAAGGTATATCTTTAGATGAATTCAATAAAGATCTTTTCTTTTATGGGGGAAAGATCGCCTTAAAATTAGGAAAGCAACAAGAAGCAGAAGAGCTGCTAAGGCAAGCTATTGCTTTAGACCCGAGTTTTACCGAAGCAGTTTTAACATTAAACAAACTTTTTTTAACCGAAGAGCGGTATGAAGAGATAATTGATTTAGTGAATGAATTAGAAAAATACGGGGAAGAAGAGCCGCAATTTTATTGGGACCGGGCAATTGCTTACCAGCATTTGGAACAATATTCCTATGCATTAAATCAATACCGACTTGCATATACTTTTTTTAAGAACAATCATGATTTTCTTCATGATTACGGATATTTTTTAATTGAAGAAGGAAAAACGAAAGACGCTGGCGAAATCTTTAATAAGTTATTAAAATTAAACCCTAGTAATGATGAGTATGTACAAATACTTGAACGCTTGCTTGAAGATTAA
- the aroH gene encoding chorismate mutase, whose protein sequence is MIRGIRGATTVNANSEKEIIHETEKLLREMIDRNQLKSEEVASVLISVTEEITATFPAKAMRKIEGWKFVPVMCVREIPVHGSLPNCIRIMMHVNTVKTQKEICHVYLENAVGLRPDLEN, encoded by the coding sequence ATGATTCGCGGGATAAGAGGAGCAACTACTGTGAACGCTAATTCAGAAAAAGAGATTATACATGAAACAGAGAAGCTCCTTAGAGAAATGATAGACAGAAACCAACTTAAGTCAGAAGAAGTTGCCTCCGTATTGATATCAGTAACGGAAGAAATAACGGCAACATTTCCTGCAAAAGCAATGCGTAAAATAGAGGGATGGAAGTTTGTCCCTGTTATGTGTGTGAGAGAGATTCCCGTTCATGGTTCTTTACCAAATTGTATTCGGATTATGATGCATGTGAATACAGTAAAAACACAAAAAGAAATTTGTCACGTTTATTTAGAGAATGCAGTTGGCTTAAGGCCAGACTTGGAAAATTAG
- a CDS encoding QcrA and Rieske domain-containing protein — MSKHRVSRRQFLNYTLTGVGGFMAAGILMPMLRFAVDPVLKATGKGDYIPTNQKIADITSEPVRVNFSYTQVDAWYESEITETAWVYKDDSGEIVALSPICTHLGCTVNWNGEPGHPDHFFCPCHYGLYTKDGVQVANTPPTRPLDLYPYTDKDGFLHLGKAKRREA; from the coding sequence ATGAGCAAACATCGAGTTTCTAGACGTCAATTTCTAAATTATACTTTAACTGGTGTAGGCGGCTTCATGGCAGCCGGAATACTTATGCCAATGCTTCGATTTGCTGTTGATCCTGTGTTAAAAGCGACAGGAAAAGGCGACTATATACCAACTAATCAAAAGATTGCTGACATTACAAGTGAACCTGTTCGGGTGAATTTTAGCTACACCCAGGTTGACGCATGGTATGAATCTGAAATCACTGAAACTGCTTGGGTTTACAAGGATGATAGCGGGGAAATAGTTGCCCTTTCTCCAATCTGTACTCATTTAGGCTGTACAGTAAACTGGAATGGAGAACCGGGTCACCCTGATCATTTCTTCTGTCCGTGCCATTACGGTCTTTATACGAAAGACGGTGTACAGGTTGCAAATACACCGCCGACAAGACCGCTTGATTTATACCCATACACGGATAAAGATGGCTTTTTACATTTAGGAAAAGCAAAACGACGGGAGGCGTAA
- a CDS encoding YpiF family protein yields the protein MKWIPQDIDLYEQAKEYVDTAVLPLFPVSFDTKMKETAGMSEFINLLTIQLERQLKGRLLLLPGFIYIKNKNWEKYIHEIHNWEQELQAKGFKHLFLVTSDSDWKAVENQVSSKLIWLPSLPFEDMEDKYKNSLLEDQVKQLMNLLFQKWQQAE from the coding sequence ATGAAATGGATTCCTCAAGATATAGATTTATATGAACAAGCAAAAGAGTATGTTGATACCGCTGTTTTACCGTTATTTCCAGTATCATTTGATACAAAAATGAAAGAAACAGCTGGGATGAGCGAATTTATTAATTTATTAACAATTCAGCTTGAACGGCAATTAAAAGGAAGATTATTACTCTTACCAGGTTTTATTTATATAAAAAATAAAAATTGGGAAAAATATATCCATGAAATACATAATTGGGAACAGGAATTGCAAGCAAAAGGCTTTAAACATCTGTTTCTTGTTACTTCCGATAGCGATTGGAAAGCTGTTGAGAACCAAGTATCCAGCAAATTGATCTGGCTCCCTTCGCTTCCATTTGAGGATATGGAGGACAAGTATAAAAATTCTCTATTAGAGGATCAAGTAAAACAGCTGATGAATTTGCTTTTCCAAAAGTGGCAACAGGCTGAATAA